The Changchengzhania lutea genomic sequence AAAGCGAACATGACGGTAAACATATCTGTGGGAATACCCATGCCCCTATATATAATTCCTGAATAGAAATCTACATTGGGGTATAATTTTCTGTCTACAAAATATTTATCTTCTAATGCTTCTTTTTCAAGCCCTTTTGCGATATCCAAAATTGGATCTTCTACACCCAAATCAGCAAGAACTTCATCTGCTGCAACTTTTATTATTTTAGCACGAGGATCAAAGTTTTTATAAACACGATGCCCAAAGCCCATTAAACGAAACGGATCATTTTTATCTTTTGCCTTAGCCATATACTTCTTAGTATCACCACCATCTTCTTTAATAGCCTCTAACATTTCTAATACTGCTTGGTTAGCACCACCGTGAAGTGGTCCCCAAAGTGCAGAAATTCCAGCAGAAAGTGACGCAAACAATCCTGCATGAGACGACCCAACGATTCTAACAGTAGATGTGGAACAGTTTTGCTCATGATCTGCATGAAGAATTAAAAGCTTATCTAATGCGTCTACTACTATTTTATTTTGAATGTAATCTTCATTAGGTCTTTTAAACATCATTTTTAACACGTTCTCTACATATCCCAAACTCTTATCGCCATAATCTAATGGTAACCCTTGCTTTTTACGAAGTGTCCATGCAACTAATACAGGAAACTTGCCCATTATTTTCACAACACTTTTGTACATATCTTCTTCAGAATCTACATTTACAGAAGACGGATTAAATGCTGTTAAAGCACTAGTTAATGAAGATAAAACACCCATTGGATGGGCAGATTTTGGAAAAGCATCTACAATTTTTCTGATATCATCATCAACTAAAGATTGTGCTTTAATATCATTATAAAATTTTTCGTTTTGTTCTTTTGTTGGTAACTCACCAAAAATCAATAAGAATGCTACTTCTAAAAAATCGGCCTTTTCAGCTAACTCTTCAATGGAATAACCTCTATATCGTAAAATGCCTTTTTCACCATCTAAAAAGGTAATAGCGCTTTCGCAAGCGCCCGTATTTTTATATCCAGGATCCAGAGTAATTACTCCACCTGTAGTACTTCTTAATTGAGAAATATCTATAGCTACTTCATTTTCAGTACCCTTTACTATTGGGAATTCATTTTTCTGTCCGTTAATTTCTATGGTAGCCGTATTTGCCATGTATTTAAGTAAATTTATTTAGTTTATGCGTACTGCTAATTTACGAAATATCTCTCCAATTATAAAGGCAAGTCACAAAGTTTTAACGAATAATTGCATTGTAATTATTAATGTCACAAAAAAAGCGTCTATTGAAACAATAGACGCTTTGCAATAATAAATGATTTTATTATTCTATTTTATTTTGAAAGCTTTTTCTTTTGGAAAATAAGCCACTTTTCCTAATTCTTCTTCAATGCGAAGTAATTGATTGTATTTTGCCATACGATCGCTACGAGATGCGGAACCTGTTTTAATTTGACCACAGTTTAAGGCCACCGCTAAATCTGCAATTGTATTATCTTCTGTTTCACCAGAGCGATGAGACATTACAGATGTATACCCAGCATTGTGTGCCATATTTACAGCAGCAATCGTTTCGGTTAATGTTCCAATTTGGTTGACTTTAATCAAGATTGAATTGGCTATCCCGTTTTCAATACCACGAGATAAACGCTCTACATTAGTAACAAATAAATCGTCACCAACTAATTGCACTTTGTCTCCAACTAATTCCGTTAAGTATTTCCATCCATCCCAATCATTTTCATCCATACCATCTTCAATAGAAATGATAGGATATTTATCGACCAATTCAGCTAAATAATCTGCTTGTTCATTACTGGTTCTAACTACACCCGTATCACCTTCAAATTTCTTGTAATCATATTTACCATTCACAAAAAATTCAGCAGCAGCACAATCTAATGCGATCTTTACTTCATCACCAAATTTATATCCTGCATTTTCAACAGCTTTTGCAATGGTTTCTAAAGCATCTTCTGTTCCACCTTCTAGGTTTGGAGCAAATCCGCCTTCATCACCAACAGCAGTGCTTAGGCTTCTATCGTGTAGTACCTTCTTTAAATTATGAAAAATTTCAGTTCCCATTTGCATGGCATGTGTAAAGTTTTTGGCTTTTACAGGCATGATCATAAATTCTTGAAATGCAATAGGCGCATCACTATGGCTACCACCATTAATAATGTTCATCATGGGTAATGGTAATGTGTTTCCAGAAACACCACCTACATAGCGATATAGTGGTAATCCTAATTCGTTGGCTGCTGCTTTAGCAACTGCTAAAGACACTCCTAAAATAGCATTAGCACCAAGCTTCGATTTATTTTTTGTACCATCTAAATCAATCATCATTTGATCGATTAGATTCTGTTGAAAAACAGAAACTCCCATTAATTCTTGAGCTATAATGGAGTTCACATTGTCAACTGCTTTTGAAACGCCTTTCCCCATGTAGGCTTTTCCACCATCACGTAATTCTACTGCCTCGTGTTCTCCCGTAGATGCACCAGATGGTACTGCTGCTCTACCTAATACGTTATTTTCGGTTACAACATCTACTTCAATCGTTGGATTTCCTCTGGAATCAAAAATTTGTCTTGCATGTATATTAATTATTATACTCATAATTGGTTAATTTTAAATCTGTTATTACTTCAAATTTACGGCTAAATCTTATTTTTTTTTATATGTTTTTAACAAAATTCAGTAAATCGTCCCTATAACGTTTTAGTAATTAAAAGCCTCAAATCTGAATTATATATTTAAGGAATTTAATAAGTGTTATTTCTTAATGTTTTCAATGAATTGATCAAACAAATAAGAAGAATCATGTGGTCCAGGACTAGCTTCTGGATGATATTGAACAGAAAAACAATTCTTGTTTTTCATGGCTATACCAGCAACTGTTTCGTCGTTTAAGTGCAGATGTGTGATTTCCAAATCTGGATGATTTTCAGCTTCTTCTCTATTCACTGCAAAACCATGATTTTGACTAGTGATCTCACCTTTACCGGTCTTTAAATTTTTTACCGGGTGATTAATCCCTCTATGGCCATGATGCATTTTATAGGTCGATACGCCATTAGCCAAGGCAATTATTTGATGCCCCAAACAAATACCGAACAAAGGTAAATTACGTTTAATAACTTCTTTAGCTAAATTTTGCGCCTCTAATAATGGTTCTGGGTCACCTGGTCCGTTGGATAAAAAGTACCCATCTGGTTTAAAGGCTTCCAAATCTTCAAACTTTGAGTTATATGGAAATACTTTTATATAGGTGTCTCGCTTAGATAAATTTCTAAGTATATTCTTTTTAATTCCAATATCTAGTGCAGCCACTTTATAAGTCGCATTTTCATCACCTACAAAATATGATGATTGTGTAGACACTTTAGAAGCTAGTTCAAGACCATCCATGTCTGGTACTTTGGCAAGTTGTTTCTTTAGACCTTCAAGATTATCGACATCTGTAGATATAACGGCATTCATAGCCCCGTGATCTCTTATGTAACTCACCAAAGCACGTGTATCCACATCTGAAATGGCTAATACGTTGTTATTTTCAAAAAATTCTTCCAAAGATCCTTCAGCATTATCTCGTGAATAATCATAACTGAAATTTTTACAAATAAGGCCCGCTATTTTAATGGAATCTGATTCTACTTCATCTGCATTTGTTCCGTAATTACCAATATGCGCATTGGTGGTCACCATTAATTGTCCGAAATAAGATGGATCTGTAAAAATTTCTTGATAACCCGTCATACCCGTGTTAAAACAAACTTCACCAAATGCTGAACCTTGTTTGTTACCTACAGATTTGCCGTAGAAAATGGTGCCATCTGCAAGAAGAATAATGGCCTTAAGTTTTTTTTGATATTTCATTTTTTTTGAAAGTTTTACAAAATTGCACAAAAAAAAGGATAAACTAAAATAGTTTATCCTTTATATATTAAACGCTTATTAACATTTATTATTCTTCTTCGTCGATTGCCTTCGTTTCAACAACTGGAGCCGCTTCCGGTTTGCTTCCTCCCCTTCTACTTCGTCTTGTTGTTTTCTTCTTAGCTTTATCAGCATTGTAGATTTCGTTATAATCAACAAGCTCAATCATTGCCATATCAGCATTATCCCCTAAACGATTACCAAGTTTAATAATTCTGGTATAACCTCCAGGTCTATCACCAATTTTAGGAGCTACATCTCTAAATAATTCTGCAACAGCATCTTTTTGTCTTAAACGTGCCATAACAATACGTCTGTTATGTGTTGTATCTTCTTTAGATTTTGTAATCATTGGCTCAACAAATTGTTTTAAAGCTTTTGCTTTTGCAACTGTTGTATTAATACGCTTATGCTCGATTAAAGAACAAGCCATATTAGCTAACATTGATTTTCTGTGAGCAGTTTGCCTACCTAAGTGATTTATTTTTTTTCCGTGTCTCATGACATTTGTTTTATCATCTTGCTACCAAACTCGACTAGCGAGGAGCAAAATATGATTAATTAATCTTTATCTAATTTATATTTACTTAAGTCCATTCCGAAGTTTAAACCTTTAACATTTACAAGCTCTTCAAGCTCTGTTAAAGACTTCTTACCGAAGTTTCTGAATTTCATTAAATCATTTTTATTGAATGATACTAAATCTCCTAAGGTATCAACCTCTGCAGCTTTCAAACAGTTTAATGCGCGTACAGATAAATCCATATCGATTAATTTTGTTTTAAGCAACTGACGCATGTGAAGTGATTCTTCATCATACGTTTCAGTCTGTGCAATTTCATCAGCTTCCAAAGTAATACGCTCATCAGAGAATAACATGAAATGGTGAATTAGCGTTTTTGCAGCTTCTGTTAAAGCATCTTGTGGAGTTATTGATCCATCGGTAATGATTTCAAAAACCAATTTTTCATAATCCGTTTTTTGCTCAACACGATAGTTTTCAATACTATACTTAACGTTTTTTATTGGTGTGTAAATTGAATCTGTAAAAATAGTCCCAATTGGTGCAGAAGCTTTCTTATTTTCTTCAGCAGGCACATAACCTCTACCTTTTTCAATAGTAATTTCCATATTAAAATTAACCTTAGGATCTAAATTACAGATCACTAATTCTGAATTTAATACTTGAAATCCTGAGATAAATTTTTGAAAATCACCAGCTGTAATTTGTTCTTGACCAGAAATTGAAATTGAAATAGATTCATTATCAATATCTTCTATTTGTCTTTTAAAACGTGCTTGCTTTAAATTTAAAATGATTTCAGTGACATCTTCAACCACTCCAGCAATTGCTGAAAATTCATGATCTACACCTTCTATTCTAACTGATGTAATCGCAAATCCTTCTAAAGAAGAAAGTAAAACTCTCCTCAATGCGTTACCTACCGTTAATCCGTAACCAGGTTCTAAAGGGCGAAATTCGAATTTGCCTTCAAAATCGGTTGAATCGATCATGATTACTTTGTCGGGCTTCTGAAAATTAAATACTGCCATATTTTCCTTCGTTTTGATTGTTATTTAGTTGCGCGATCTAAAAGTTTGAAGAAGACTAATAAATCCTTTGGCTAAATACCAATATGATTATTTTATTATTTAGAATATAATTCGACGATGAATTGTTCGTTGATGTTTTCTGGAATTTGAAGTCTAGCAGGAACAGAAACATAGGTTCCTTGCTTTGTATCGTCGTTCCAAGTAATCCATTCGTATACATGACTTGAGTTTGATAAAGATCTATCAATAGCTTCAAGTGATTTTGATTTTTCCCTTACAGCTACAACATCACCAGCTTTTAATTGGTAAGATGGAATGTTTACCAACTCGCCATTTACAGTAATGTGTCTGTGTGATACTAATTGTCTAGCGCCACTTCTTGAAGGAGATATCCCCATTCTGTATACCACATTATCTAAACGAGATTCACAGAGTTGAAGTAAAACTTCACCAGTAATACCTTGAGCTGCTCTAGCTTTTTTAAATAAACCTCTAAATTGTCTTTCTAAAATACCATAAGTATATTTAGCTTTTTGTTTCTCCATTAACTGGATTGCATATTCAGATTTTTTTCCACGACGTCTAGCGTTTCCGTGTTGACCTGGAGGATAATTTCTTTTTTCAAAAGATTTATCTTCTCCAAAAATAGCTTCACCGAACTTTCGGGCTATTTTAGTTTTAGGACCAGTATATCTTGCCATTTTTAATTTGTTTTAAGAGTGATTATGAATTAAGGTCTTAATCTTATCCTTCGATAATCGTTGATCTCTTGATTGATACTTGTTAAATTATTTTTTTCAGTCTGCAAATTTACATATAAAAAATTAATATCAACTGTAAAAAAAAAAACAGTTGATATTAATTCCAATACATATATACTTTAAACTCTTCTACGTTTTGGAGGACGACATCCATTATGTGGTAATGGTGTAACATCGATAATCTCTGTTACTTCGATACCTGCATTGTGGATAGAACGGATAGCAGATTCTCTACCATTTCCTGGACCTTTAACGTAAACTTTTACTTTCTTTAAACCTGCTTCTTGAGCAACTTTACACGCATCTTCTGCAGCTAATTGCGCAGCATATGGTGTGTTTTTCTTAGAACCTCTAAATCCCATTTTTCCAGCTGAAGACCATGATATAACATCGCCTTTTTTGTTGGTTAATGAAATAATAATGTTATTAAAAGAAGCTGTAACGTGTGCTTCTCCTACAGAGTCCACTATAACTTTACGTTTTTTAGTGCTCTTAGTATTTGTTTTTGCCATTGTTTATAGTTTTCAGTGAGTAGTTGATAGTCGCTAGAATCCTAAACCATTATAATTTCAAACAGATTCTTTCCAACGTCTAAATACTAAATACTAATTATTATTTAGTTGCCTTTTTCTTGTTAGCAACCGTTTTTCTTCTACCTTTTCTAGTTCTAGAGTTGTTTTTAGTACGCTGCCCTCTTAATGGAAGACCAGATCTATGACGAATACCTCTGTAGCATCCAATATCCATTAATCGCTTAATGTTCAATTGTGTTTCAGAACGTAATTCACCTTCGATTTTAAAAGTACCAACGGCCTCACGAATGTTTCCAATTTCGTCATCAGTCCAATCTTGTACTTTTGTACTTTCATCAACTTTAGCTTCTGCTAAAATTTCTTTTGCTCTACTTCTACCTATCCCATAGATATAAGTTAAAGAGATCACTCCTCTTTTGTTTTTTGGTATGTCTACACCTGCAATTCTTGCCATATTTTTTTAGTTTTTAGTTGCTAGTCTTTAGTTGTTAGAATTACAAAATTGAAGTTTTTCTAACGTCTAAATTCCAATGACTAATGTCTGACTTAACCTTGTCTTTGTTTAAATCTAGGATTCTTTTTGTTGATTACATAAAGTCTTCCTTTTCTACGTACGATCTTGCAATCTACGCTTCTCTTTTTTACTGATGCTCTAACTTTCATCTTTATCTAGTTTAAAAGTTTAAAAGTTTAAAAGTTTAAAGTTGATTGAATTAACTTTTTCAACTTTCTACTTTACAACTTTATAACTTACTTAGTATCTATAAGTTATGCGAGCCTTTGATAAATCATAAGGACTCATTTCTAATTTAACTTTGTCTCCTGGTAATAGTTTAATGTAATGCATACGCATTTTACCGGAAATGTGTGCTGTCACAATGTGACCATTTTCTAATTCAACACGAAACATGGCATTTGATAATGCTTCTATTATTGTTCCGTCTTGCTCTATTGCTGCTTGTTTTGCCATGTTTTAGTATTTAGTTCTTAGTCGTTAGCTAATTAGAACTTTTCATTTTTTACTATATTATCCATTTCTCTAATATCTAATGACTATTTACTATCGTCTAATTTTAAGCTACTGCTTTTCTGTTCTTACCAGTTTTCATCAAGCCATCATAGTGTCTATTTAACAAATAAGAATTTATTTGTTGCATAGTGTCTATTGCCACACCCACCATAATTAATAATGATGTGCCTCCAAAAAATAAAGCCCAACCTTGTTGTACGCCCATAAGTTTAACAATAAACGCTGGAAATACAGCAATAAGCGCTAAAAATATAGAACCTGGTAAGGTAATTTGAGACATTATTTTATCTAGATATTCAGAAGTTTCAGTACCTGGACGAATACCAGGAATAAAACCACCACTTCGTTTTAAGTCATCAGCCATTTTGTTCGTTGGAACTGTAATTGCCGTATAGAAGTACGTGAATACTATAATTAATAAAGCAAAAGTTACATTGTACCAAAATCCAAACATATCTGAATAATTCGTTTGCATCCATGCACCAGCTGCTGTTTCCTTTAAGAACGATGATCCTCCAATTAAACTTGGCACAAACATAATAGCTTGAGCAAATATAATAGGCATAACTCCAGAAGCATTAAGTTTTAAAGGAATGTATTGTCTTGATCCTGCCATGGCGCTTTTTTCGTAACCACCTGTAGCAGTTCTTCTAGCGTATTGAACAGCTATCTTTCGGACACCCATAACAAGCATGATAGATGCCATAATAATTACAAACCATATCACTAATTCAAAAAGAATTAACATCACGTTGTTACCTTCTAATCTAGTTGCCGCATTTTGAATGAACGCCTGAGGTAATGTTGCAATAATACCCACCATAATTAATAATGAGATACCATTACCAATACCTTTGTCTGTAATTTTTTCACCCAACCACATCGCAAAGATACAGCCTGTAACCAATATAGTTACTGATGAAAAGTAAAACAATGGTCCTGTACCTAATAAGAACGCACTTTGAGGAATTCCTAAAGCTGGTAAGCTAGCCAAATAACCAGGTGCTTGTAATAAACAAATAGCGATGGTTAACCAACGTGTGATCTGAGTGATTTTCTTTTGACCACTCGCACCTTCTTTTTGAAGCTTTTGCAAATATGGAATGGCTATCCCCATTAACTGAACCACAATAGAAGCAGAAATGTAAGGCATAATACCCAATGCAAATACCGAAGCATTAGCGAACGCTCCTCCAGTAAAGGCATTAAGTAAACCTAATAAACCCGAATCTGTACTGTCGCTTAAACCACCTAATTGGGCAGCATCAATACCTGGTAAAACTACTTGTGCACCAAAACGATAAACTAATAACAGACCTAGAGTTACTATGATTCTGTCTCTTAGTTCTTCAATTTTCCAAACGTTCTTTAACGATTCTATAAATTTCATACTTAAATAAAGTCTTATAAAGTTACAGCTTCTCCTCCTGCAGCTTCGATAGCAGCTTTTGCTGAAGCAGTAAACTTATGAGCAGACACTTTTAATTTTGCTTTCAATTCTCCACGTCCCATGATTTTAACTAAATCATTTTTACCAACTAAACCAGTTGTGAATAATGTTTCAAAATTTACTGTATCCTTTACTTTCTTGTCATCAACCAATTGTTGCAACGTATCTAAATTGATACCTTGATGCTCAATACGGTTAATATTTGTAAAACCAAATTTAGGAACACGTCTTTGAAGTGGCATTTGCCCTCCTTCAAATCCTAATTTCTTAGAATAACCAGAACGTGATTTGGCACCTTTGTGACCACGAGTAGCGGTTCCACCTTTACCAGAACCTTGTCCACGACCTATTCTTTTTCCTTGATTTTTTACTGAACCTTCTGCAGGTTTTAAATTACTTAAATCCATTTTCAGTTTTATATTATTTTGTTTCTTCAACAGAAACTAAATGTGAAACTTTAGCAACCATACCAAGAATATTTGGTGTAGCCTCGTGCTCCTTTACTTGACCAATCTTTTTAAGACCAAGAGCTTCTAAAGTTCTTTTTTGTCTTTGCGTACGATTGATTGCGCTTTTAACTTTTGTTACTTTAATTTTTGCCATCTTTTTTCAGTTTTTAGTTGTTAGTTTTTAGTCGTTAGAACACTAAAATAAAATTTCTGTTTTAAATATTCTATCGTCTAAATACTAAAGACCAATGTCTTGATTTTAAGCGTTAAAAACTTGTTCAAGTGTAATACCTCTATCTCTAGCGATTGCATTAGCATCTCTTAATTGTAACAAAGCATCAAATGTTGCTTTTACTACATTATGAGGGTTAGATGATCCTTGAGATTTAGAAAGTACATCATGTACTCCAACGGCCTCAAGAACTGTTCTTACAGCTCCACCAGCAATTACTCCTGTACCAGGGGCAGCAGGAATGATATTTACTCTTGCTCCACCGTATTTACCTTTTTGTTCATGTGGTAAGGTTCCTTTTATAATAGGAATTCTAACTAGGTTTTTCTTAGCATCTTCAACGGCTTTTGCAATAGCACTAGCCACGTCTTTAGATTTTCCTAAACCTTGTCCTACAACACCTGCTTCATCTCCAACCACTACGATTGCAGAAAAACCAAATGCTCTACCACCTTTAGTTACTTTTGTAACTCTCTGTACGCCAACTAAACGATCTTTGAGATCTAATCCACCTGGTTTTACTAATTCTGCACTTTTATATTTTTTAAACATAATTTCTTAGAATTTAAGTCCTGCTTCTCTAGCTCCTTCGGCTAATGATTTTACTCTACCGTGATATAAATATCCGCCTCTATCAAAAGCGATAGTTTCTATCCCTGCTTTTAAAGCTTTTTCTGCAACAGCTTTACCTACTAATGTAGCTAACTCTGACTTATTAACTTTAGCAGAACTAATATCTTTATCTCTAGAAGACGCTGCACTGATAGTTTTACCAGATACATCATCAACTATTTGAGCATAAATTTCTTTATTACTTCTAAAAACAGTTAATCTTGGTCTAGCTTCTGTTCCAGAAACTATCTTACGAATTCTGTTTTTTATTCTTGTTCTTCTTTGGTTCTTTGTTAATGCCATAACTAATTTTTTAAGCTGATTTACCTGCTTTTCTTCTTACTATCTCACCAACAAATCTGATTCCTTTTCCTTTATAAGGCTCTGGTCTTCTATAACCACGAATCTTTGCTGCTACTTGTCCAACAAGTTGCTTATCATGAGAGGTTAGTTTAACAATTGGGTTTTTACCTTTCTCACTAACTGTTTCTACTTTAACTTCTTCAGCTAATTGCATAACAATACTATGGGAAAATCCTAAAGCTAGTTCCAATTTTTGACCTTGGTTACTTGCTCTATACCCTACACCTACTAATTCTAATTCTTTGGTCCATCCTTTTGATACACCTTCAACCATATTATGCATTAACGATCTGTATAGACCATGTTTTGCTTTTTGATCTTTGGAGTCAGATGAGCGTGTTACTAAAATAGTTTCATCTTCAACTTTAATATCTACAGAGTCGAAATTTTGAGTTAATTCTCCTAATTTCCCTTTTACTGTAACGATACCGTCCTTTATATCAACTGTAACGCCTTCTGGAATTACTATTGGGTTATTACCTATTCTTGACATCTTCTTATCTTTTTAGTAAACGTAACATAATACTTCACCACCTACATTATCTCTTCTAGCTTGTTTGCTAGTCATAACGCCATGTGACGTAGATACGATAGCAATACCAAGACCATTAAGGATTCTAGGTAAATCATTAGATCCAGCATACTTACGTAAACCTGGTGTACTAATTCTTTGAAGTTTCTTGATGACAGATTCTTTGGTTTCTTTGTTGTACTTAAGTGCTATTTTAATAGTCCCTTGTACTGAAGAATCATCGAATTTGTAACTTAAAATATATCCTTGCTCGAATAATATTTTTGTGATGTCTTTTTTCAAATTAGAAGCAGGAATCTCTACCACTCTATGGTTAGCACGCACTGCGTTTCTAATTCTTGTAAGATAATCCGCAATTGGATCTGAATACATATTTATCAATTTGCGGTTTTGGTTTTCAAAAAAACTATTTCTTCTGAACCTAAAACCAGTTTAAAATTCTTTTTTTACCAGCTTGCTTTTCTAACACCTGGAATAAGACCTTGATTGGCCATTTCTCTGAACATGACACGTGAAATACCAAATGTTCTCATATACCCTTTAGGTCTTCCTGTCAATTTACAACGATTATGTTGACGTACAGGTGAAGCGTTTTTAGGTAACTTTTGTAATGCTTCGTAATCTCCAGCTTCTTTTAAAGCTTTACGTTTTTCAGCATATTTAGCTACTGTTTTAGCTCTTTTTACCTCACGGGCTTTCATTGATTCTTTAGCCATAACTTAGTTCTTTTTAAAAGGTACCCCTAGTTCAGTTAATAATGATTTTGCTTCTTTATCGGTTTCTGCAGTGGTTACAAATGTAATATCCATTCCAGAAATTTTATTCACTTTATCAATATTAATTTCTGGGAAAATAATTTGCTCG encodes the following:
- the rplQ gene encoding 50S ribosomal protein L17 codes for the protein MRHGKKINHLGRQTAHRKSMLANMACSLIEHKRINTTVAKAKALKQFVEPMITKSKEDTTHNRRIVMARLRQKDAVAELFRDVAPKIGDRPGGYTRIIKLGNRLGDNADMAMIELVDYNEIYNADKAKKKTTRRSRRGGSKPEAAPVVETKAIDEEE
- the infA gene encoding translation initiation factor IF-1 — protein: MAKQAAIEQDGTIIEALSNAMFRVELENGHIVTAHISGKMRMHYIKLLPGDKVKLEMSPYDLSKARITYRY
- the rpsK gene encoding 30S ribosomal protein S11, which translates into the protein MAKTNTKSTKKRKVIVDSVGEAHVTASFNNIIISLTNKKGDVISWSSAGKMGFRGSKKNTPYAAQLAAEDACKVAQEAGLKKVKVYVKGPGNGRESAIRSIHNAGIEVTEIIDVTPLPHNGCRPPKRRRV
- a CDS encoding DNA-directed RNA polymerase subunit alpha, with amino-acid sequence MAVFNFQKPDKVIMIDSTDFEGKFEFRPLEPGYGLTVGNALRRVLLSSLEGFAITSVRIEGVDHEFSAIAGVVEDVTEIILNLKQARFKRQIEDIDNESISISISGQEQITAGDFQKFISGFQVLNSELVICNLDPKVNFNMEITIEKGRGYVPAEENKKASAPIGTIFTDSIYTPIKNVKYSIENYRVEQKTDYEKLVFEIITDGSITPQDALTEAAKTLIHHFMLFSDERITLEADEIAQTETYDEESLHMRQLLKTKLIDMDLSVRALNCLKAAEVDTLGDLVSFNKNDLMKFRNFGKKSLTELEELVNVKGLNFGMDLSKYKLDKD
- the rpsM gene encoding 30S ribosomal protein S13 — encoded protein: MARIAGVDIPKNKRGVISLTYIYGIGRSRAKEILAEAKVDESTKVQDWTDDEIGNIREAVGTFKIEGELRSETQLNIKRLMDIGCYRGIRHRSGLPLRGQRTKNNSRTRKGRRKTVANKKKATK
- the rpsD gene encoding 30S ribosomal protein S4 — its product is MARYTGPKTKIARKFGEAIFGEDKSFEKRNYPPGQHGNARRRGKKSEYAIQLMEKQKAKYTYGILERQFRGLFKKARAAQGITGEVLLQLCESRLDNVVYRMGISPSRSGARQLVSHRHITVNGELVNIPSYQLKAGDVVAVREKSKSLEAIDRSLSNSSHVYEWITWNDDTKQGTYVSVPARLQIPENINEQFIVELYSK
- the ykgO gene encoding type B 50S ribosomal protein L36, which translates into the protein MKVRASVKKRSVDCKIVRRKGRLYVINKKNPRFKQRQG
- the eno gene encoding phosphopyruvate hydratase; its protein translation is MSIIINIHARQIFDSRGNPTIEVDVVTENNVLGRAAVPSGASTGEHEAVELRDGGKAYMGKGVSKAVDNVNSIIAQELMGVSVFQQNLIDQMMIDLDGTKNKSKLGANAILGVSLAVAKAAANELGLPLYRYVGGVSGNTLPLPMMNIINGGSHSDAPIAFQEFMIMPVKAKNFTHAMQMGTEIFHNLKKVLHDRSLSTAVGDEGGFAPNLEGGTEDALETIAKAVENAGYKFGDEVKIALDCAAAEFFVNGKYDYKKFEGDTGVVRTSNEQADYLAELVDKYPIISIEDGMDENDWDGWKYLTELVGDKVQLVGDDLFVTNVERLSRGIENGIANSILIKVNQIGTLTETIAAVNMAHNAGYTSVMSHRSGETEDNTIADLAVALNCGQIKTGSASRSDRMAKYNQLLRIEEELGKVAYFPKEKAFKIK
- the rplO gene encoding 50S ribosomal protein L15 is translated as MDLSNLKPAEGSVKNQGKRIGRGQGSGKGGTATRGHKGAKSRSGYSKKLGFEGGQMPLQRRVPKFGFTNINRIEHQGINLDTLQQLVDDKKVKDTVNFETLFTTGLVGKNDLVKIMGRGELKAKLKVSAHKFTASAKAAIEAAGGEAVTL
- the carA gene encoding glutamine-hydrolyzing carbamoyl-phosphate synthase small subunit, which codes for MKYQKKLKAIILLADGTIFYGKSVGNKQGSAFGEVCFNTGMTGYQEIFTDPSYFGQLMVTTNAHIGNYGTNADEVESDSIKIAGLICKNFSYDYSRDNAEGSLEEFFENNNVLAISDVDTRALVSYIRDHGAMNAVISTDVDNLEGLKKQLAKVPDMDGLELASKVSTQSSYFVGDENATYKVAALDIGIKKNILRNLSKRDTYIKVFPYNSKFEDLEAFKPDGYFLSNGPGDPEPLLEAQNLAKEVIKRNLPLFGICLGHQIIALANGVSTYKMHHGHRGINHPVKNLKTGKGEITSQNHGFAVNREEAENHPDLEITHLHLNDETVAGIAMKNKNCFSVQYHPEASPGPHDSSYLFDQFIENIKK
- a CDS encoding citrate synthase, yielding MANTATIEINGQKNEFPIVKGTENEVAIDISQLRSTTGGVITLDPGYKNTGACESAITFLDGEKGILRYRGYSIEELAEKADFLEVAFLLIFGELPTKEQNEKFYNDIKAQSLVDDDIRKIVDAFPKSAHPMGVLSSLTSALTAFNPSSVNVDSEEDMYKSVVKIMGKFPVLVAWTLRKKQGLPLDYGDKSLGYVENVLKMMFKRPNEDYIQNKIVVDALDKLLILHADHEQNCSTSTVRIVGSSHAGLFASLSAGISALWGPLHGGANQAVLEMLEAIKEDGGDTKKYMAKAKDKNDPFRLMGFGHRVYKNFDPRAKIIKVAADEVLADLGVEDPILDIAKGLEKEALEDKYFVDRKLYPNVDFYSGIIYRGMGIPTDMFTVMFALGRLPGWIAQWREMRLRKEPIGRPRQMYIGETHRSFVDIEKR
- the secY gene encoding preprotein translocase subunit SecY is translated as MKFIESLKNVWKIEELRDRIIVTLGLLLVYRFGAQVVLPGIDAAQLGGLSDSTDSGLLGLLNAFTGGAFANASVFALGIMPYISASIVVQLMGIAIPYLQKLQKEGASGQKKITQITRWLTIAICLLQAPGYLASLPALGIPQSAFLLGTGPLFYFSSVTILVTGCIFAMWLGEKITDKGIGNGISLLIMVGIIATLPQAFIQNAATRLEGNNVMLILFELVIWFVIIMASIMLVMGVRKIAVQYARRTATGGYEKSAMAGSRQYIPLKLNASGVMPIIFAQAIMFVPSLIGGSSFLKETAAGAWMQTNYSDMFGFWYNVTFALLIIVFTYFYTAITVPTNKMADDLKRSGGFIPGIRPGTETSEYLDKIMSQITLPGSIFLALIAVFPAFIVKLMGVQQGWALFFGGTSLLIMVGVAIDTMQQINSYLLNRHYDGLMKTGKNRKAVA